CACTCCTTTCTTTCCCTTTTCTTATTGTTTATATATTTTGTTTATACCAAAAATACAACTTAAATATTGATGGTGTTTTACAGAATTATGACTAAGATTTGCAAACTGATGAGGAGTATAGAGAAGGCCTTACAATTGGGGTAAATCGGACTAGTACTTCCGGAAGCAATGTAACTTTAGGTACCATATATAGCAAGGCTGAGGGTGAAGTGGGGCCGGCTATTATGATCTCAGGGATGCACAGGATTAGTAACAATTTTACACTGCTTTTAACAATTATTAAATCCTACTTTTGGATTAAAATAAAGCCCATTTAACGAATTGGCAGAGATTTTGTATTATATATTGATGGATTTAACTGCTTATTAAAACTATGGAGAAACCCGCAATTTTAATTGCAGATCCTGATGAGCATAGCAGACTTTTGCTTGAAGAAATGTTTCAGATGATGTCCCAATACTCAGAAAATTATCAGGTATTGTCGACTTCTTCTGGAAAGGAAGCAATCCATTTTTGTCATGCATATAAGATCAAGCTTATCTTTACTGAAATACGTTTAAAGGATATGGATGGTTGGCAGCTAACCCAAAAGGTCAACAAGTTGTATCCTTCAATACCCATTATCATTCAGACTGCCGTTATAACGGATGATATTGCACAAATGGTAAGGAATTCGGAAGCTGATAGTTATCTTGCCAAGCCCATCAATATTTATAAGATGCAAAAGAAAGTTCAGAGTGTTTTGTAAATATCCTTTTCTTTTTAAAAAGTAAAGTCTTTTACTCTTAGCAATATATATTTAACAAAATATGAATATTTTCAAAAAATCTTTTTAGATTTACACTCAATTTATTTCAACCAATTGGTAATTAAAACTTTTATAAAATGACAAAAGCAGACATAGTAG
This genomic window from Bacteroidales bacterium contains:
- a CDS encoding response regulator, which produces MEKPAILIADPDEHSRLLLEEMFQMMSQYSENYQVLSTSSGKEAIHFCHAYKIKLIFTEIRLKDMDGWQLTQKVNKLYPSIPIIIQTAVITDDIAQMVRNSEADSYLAKPINIYKMQKKVQSVL